A window of Solea solea chromosome 18, fSolSol10.1, whole genome shotgun sequence contains these coding sequences:
- the zgc:112416 gene encoding uncharacterized protein C21orf58, with the protein MPGLQDGSSVVDQMTRLRLKLLEKRLETEKHNMDDRAESAHSARSYDGHLDALQGALRRKQGLLQRLREQHLLEDLNRPHTWGGSPRQYQSHVFTGPQPPPPLSSMVPTHILHPASVFPYLPPPQPAVPPRIIQQTLPQQPATIIQQLPQQHPLITQIPPSQPYPAARSGSIKEDMVELMLMQNAQMHQIMMHNMMLKAIPPMALFPTRGPSLHAPHVQQDSYQGNPILLRPDLRPRGGAVHHHHHYGTTPVATQLPPINYPTLSSVPAGQTGCHPSSLHHMTTCKVP; encoded by the exons ATGCCAGGACTTCAG GATGGCAGTTCAGTGGTGGATCAGATGACAAGACTCAGACTCAAACTACTGGAGAAG AGACtggaaacagagaaacacaatatGGACGACAGAGCTGAATCTGCCCACTCTGCAA GGAGTTATGATGGGCATCTGGATGCACTGCAGGGTGCACTTAGGCGAAAACAGGGCCTGCTGCAAAGACTGAGG GAGCAGCATTTGTTAGAAGACCTTAACAGACCTCACACCTGGGGAGGCTCACCACGACAGTACCAGTCACATGTCTTCACTGGTCCCCAGCCACCTCCACCACTCTCCTCCATGGTACCCACTCACATCCTCCACCCAGCTTCAGTTTTCCCCTACCTGCCACCTCCCCAACCGGCCGTGCCTCCGCGGATCATTCAACAGACT cTCCCCCAGCAGCCTGCCACCATCATACAACAGCTACCACAACAACATCCTCTGATTACTCAGATTCCTCCATCTCAGCCGTACCCTGCAGCACGATCAGGCAGCATCAAAGAAG ACATGGTGGAGCTGATGTTGATGCAAAATGCCCAGATGCATCAGATTATGATGCACAACATGATGCTGAAAGCTATACCACCTATGGCCCTGTTTCCAACCAGGGGGCCCAGTCTACATGCTCCCCATGTTCAGCAG GACAGTTACCAAGGAAACCCTATTCTTTTAAGGCCAGATCTCAGACCAAGGGGAGGTGctgtccatcatcatcatcactatggAACTACACCTGTGGCAACACAGCTGCCTCCTATCAACTACCCAACCTTGTCATCTGTCCCAGCAGGACAAACAGGCTGTCACCCATCCTCTTTACATCACATGACAACATGTAAGGTCCCCTAA